In Prunus dulcis chromosome 1, ALMONDv2, whole genome shotgun sequence, the following are encoded in one genomic region:
- the LOC117615529 gene encoding classical arabinogalactan protein 26, translating to MASFWSHIVFLIMAFMASPLLSLHSKASSASSSISASPAFLITNLPPSSLQELPPEIAPLLPSPGPVVPATPTDSSIPTIPSNPSPPNPDDLVSPGPYSSLSPFGSLPASSAASISLIWPLKLAAFAGSAAYVVYAAY from the coding sequence ATGGCCTCTTTTTGGTCCCATATAGTTTTTCTCATTATGGCTTTCATGGCCTCACCTCTGCTTTCCCTTCATTCAAAAGCCTCCTCTGCCTCATCTAGCATCTCAGCTTCACCAGCATTCTTGATCACCAATCTTCCTCCATCTTCTTTACAAGAATTGCCTCCAGAAATAGCTCCACTTTTGCCGTCTCCTGGTCCCGTGGTTCCTGCTACTCCAACTGATTCATCTATCCCCACCATTCCCTCCAACCCTAGCCCTCCGAATCCGGACGACTTGGTTTCTCCTGGCCCCTACTCTTCACTGTCACCATTTGGGTCATTGCCAGCTTCCTCAGCAGCATCTATAAGCTTAATTTGGCCTTTAAAGCTGGCTGCTTTTGCAGGTTCAGCCGCATATGTAGTCTATGCAGCTTATTAG